TGAGAGTTTGTGACAAATAAGGAGCCTgtaaaaaaggcaagaaaaatatgAGTGCCAGCAGGGTCTTCTCCATGCATGCTGAGGTAGAGGCTTCTGGTGATCAGTCAGCAGTCAGTGTCTCTTTTGCAGACGAGAACATCCTCCAACTCATTTTGTAACAGGCTCACAGCCCAAAGCCTGTTTTCCCAACTTGGtaaaatttttcttcagaaatttgAGCAAGAGAAAGTGCTGCCACGTCCCTGTGGCTGATTAGAGTTGTTTATTAATGACCCCAAGCTGTCTCTGTGGTATTTGGACTAAACAGAGCATTTTCAACTTGTCAGGGAGTTGCTTGAACTGGGGTCACGGGGACAGTGGAGCTAGAGATACGTGAATAGGTTTGAAGTTATTAACAAGGCAGAAGCAACAGAATTTGGTGAAAGACTAGAAATGGaactaagagaaaagaaagattcaaagataatttttaacatGGATTCGTATCTTGATGGATACGGAGCAGTGGAGGAAAAACGCAGTTTTATTTTGGTGGATAGTTGGTGAGCAGGCAGGGAGAATTATGACTTGAGTCTGGAGCATGTGACTTTGGAGGTATCCCTGAAACTCCAAGGGGAGAAGACGGAATGGAGAGTGGCTATTGATGGATTTTGTAGTCCGCAGGAGAGTCTGAGCTGGAGGCACCCCGTGGAGAAACTAACCAGGGAATACGCATGTGGAAATCTACACTGTGGGTGTGAATGTGAGCACTCTGGGagggaggacagagtgagaaggGAAGGGAGTGTTGCTTTAAGCCTTATCATAGACAATTGTGAggggaaacaaaacagaaaaaagagtcATTTACTATAAAGATCGCTTCAGAAATATAGTTGGCAAATGAGCATTTTTGCAAAAATGACGTGTTTTATTTGGATGCTCTTATTTACTCTTTTGCATCTCGGGAGTTTCCATGAAAGCAGGGTGATTTCCTGGAGAGAAGCCATGGCAGAGAGATGGAAAAGCAGCTGGCAGCAACCTTGGGTTCTGGCTTAACCTGAAGTCTCAAGGAttcaagtggtttctgagaaaatGAAGATCCTCTCCTACATGTTAGCATCTCTTGGCTTGCTTTTAATCTGGTTTTAACAGAGACAAGTGAAAATTAGCAAATGTTTTAGGTCAAATATAGTCCATAAGGATGTAAACAAGGAATAGTCCCAGATAACCTTATCATGGAAACTGCAGTAGCAACAACAAGGAAGTGACCACTGGTCATGTGTCCTGGGTCactccctcttcctttccccaAGATGGTACATAAAGGCCTCCCCCAGCAGAAGGAGGCATCAGACCTCCTCACCTCTCCTGAGTCCTCTCTGCTCACTTCACCTGATTCCTCTCTACTGACACCATGGGTTGCTGTGGTTGCGGAAGTTgtggtggctgtggtggtggctgtggtggcggctgtggtggtggctgtggtggtggctgtggtggcggctgtggtggtggctgtggtggtggctgtggtggcggctgtggtggtggctgtggtggtggcTGTGGCAGCTGCACCACCTGCAGGTGCTACCGGGTGGGCTGCTGCTCCAGCTGCTGCCCCTGCTGCCgtggctgctgtgggggctgCTGTAGCACACCTGTGATCTGCTGTTGCCGCCGCACCTGCAGCTTGTGTGGCTACGGCTGTGGGAAGGGCTGTTGCCAGCAGAAGTGCTGCTGCCAGAAGCAATGCTGCTGCTAGGCGGGCCCCCGGCCTCTGGGCAGGGGCTGCAGGTATCTGTCCCGTAGGTAAGACTCCCATCCTTCCCGTCCTGTCTGGTCTCCCCTCTTCTATGGTCTTGAACtctgttgctgtttttctttgGTGTTTCATGTCTTTCCGTCTGAAAAGCTTCCAAACTAATAGGAACCATCTCATGGAAAAATATGAGAACAGTGCAGCAGCTGTGAAACTGTCCAGGTCACTGACCTCAGGGAAATGAAATCACAACTCCTCGTGTTTGGTCTGATGGACATGCTCATGGCTATGCAGCTCCGTCTTAGTTCCACTTTTCCCATCGGCATGCGatgcttcttttgtttcttt
Above is a genomic segment from Pongo pygmaeus isolate AG05252 chromosome 11, NHGRI_mPonPyg2-v2.0_pri, whole genome shotgun sequence containing:
- the LOC129031878 gene encoding small cysteine and glycine repeat-containing protein 2, translating into CGGGCGGGCGGGCGGGCGGGCGGGCGSCTTCRCYRVGCCSSCCPCCRGCCGGCCSTPVICCCRRTCSLCGYGCGKGCCQQKCCCQKQCCC